In the genome of Bremerella sp. P1, the window AGAACGGCCAGCCACTGATCGTAGTGCCCCTGCCCTGCCCGGGTGCCAGGCTCGGTGATCGCCCGCATGCCGAAGTTGTCGGCGTCTTCCTCTTTCGATTCCAGCTTGTTGCCGCGTTCAATGGTCCATCCATTCATCCGGCCACCTTCGGCCAGGTAGTCGACCACGGGAATCGGCTCGCCTTCGTGCAGGACTGGAAATGCACGACCATAGGCCAGGCTACCGTGTAGGATCTGCCAAGCCGCGTGGTCCGAAGTATTCAGATGGCGATGTTTCAGCGTGAAGTCGAGGACCTGATCGATCCGCTCGCGAAGCTTCTCAGGTTCGATCTTCTCGTCAGCGGAGATCGGCAAAGCACCCTGCGAGATCTCGGGCGGCATCGGCCGGCAACTGGCGAGCGACAGAATGAAGAGAAGTCCCAAAAAACGCTGACAAATGGGTGGCATAGACTCGACAGGGGAAAATGCTAGGCGGGGAATATCGAATAACAATCAAATACGGTCCAGACTCTCTACTTTAACTCAGAACCTGCCCTAACCAACGGGGAATCACGCGAATTGAGCAACTTCTGAGATGGGAATCCAAAAGAAATAGCCCCCCGCGAGCGAAGCTCTATAATTATGCGTTGGCCCGATGTTTGCGTATTAAGGTTCTGGCAATTTCATGCCTGCCAAAATTGCAGGCATTTCGCCCCAATTCGCTTTAAAACAGTCCATTTTTGGAGTGATAAACCGTGATTTTCGACTTCCGTTACCTGCTGTTCATTGCCCCGGCGATCATCTTAGGCATGATCGCTCAGCTTTGGTTGCGGTCTGCCTATGCCAAGGCCATGAAACAGGCTGCTCCCCTTTCCGGAGCAGCTGCCGCACGTCATATCCTGGATTCTGCCGGTCTGCAGAATGTCGCTATCGAACGCGTCAGTGGACACCTGTCTGACCACTACGATCCGCGTGCCAAGGTGCTGCGTCTGAGCCCGGAGGTCTACGCCGAGCGAACCGCCGCGTCGGTGGGTATCGCCGCGCACGAAGCTGGACATGCGATCCAGGATGCCCGGAATTACTACCCGCTGATCATCCGTAACATGGCCGTCCCGGCGGCACAGTTCGGCGGGAATTTCAGCTTCATTCTGCTATTTATTGGTTTGGTCATTTCGGGTTCGATTCCGGTGCTCGGTCAGGGGATGATCTGGGGTGGTATCGCACTGTTCAGCTGCGTGGTGTTCTTCCAGCTGATTAACTTGCCGGTCGAGTTCGACGCCAGTAGCCGTGCCCGGGGGATCTTGATCGATATGAACATCGTTCCCCGCGACGAAATGCCCGCCGTGCGAGGCGTGCTCAACGCGGCCGCTTTGACCTATGTGGCCGGAACGCTGCAGTCGGTCATGACCTTGATGTACTACTTGATGCTGGCCTCGGCCCGCCGCGACTAAGGCCTGCCCAAGTCGAGCTTGGAAGGGGGAACTTTACGTCGATCCCCCTTCCCTCCCCCAATCGCGTCTTGAGTAGCACATCCGCTTGGTCCACACTGGGGGGATGCCTGACGCCGACTACAACTCTGGAGATCCACCTCCCCTGTGGATGTATGTGGGGGGATTCGTCCTCTTCATCGTACTTATCTTTGCCCTTCGCAGCTGCTGATTCCGCGAACCAGGTAGCGTCCGCCGGGTTTTGATGCGTTTTCCTGGTAAGTTCTATACCGGGGAAATATCGCATATTTGAGCAGAATGGCTTACGATACACACAGCTACTCACTGCCCGATCCCTAGCTGCCTTTAAGGCCTTGCGATGAAATTGCCCATATCCGTGCTTCGCCACTGGACGTTCTGCCTCAGTCTCGTTGCTCTGATGCTCCCTTCGCAGTGGGCAAATGCGGACGATCGCCGCTACGAATCACCCGAGATCCGGGAAGCCATTTTGCACCTGCAAGAGAACGGCGCGCGGGTCCATTTCAACATCCCACGCCCTGGCGTTCGTGGTCCGGCGGTGGATGACTCGCGACCGATTCCTTACACGGTCAATCTGTTCGCGATGAAAGCAACCGAAGAGAACCTCGCGGCCTTGCTGGTGCTTCCTCAGGTCGAACGTTTATACCTGGCCAGCGAATTCGAGCGCACCGAAAAGTCGTGGAAGACCCTTTCGCAGTTTGGTGAACTCGAACACTTGTACATCATGGACAACCTCAAGAACGAGGACATGCAGTACATCGCCGAGTTCGCGAATCTCGAATCGCTTGAAGTCCGCATCGGCGATGTCGATGCCGATTACCTGTGGTACCTGGAAGCGCTGGTCAATCTTCAGCGGCTTTCGATCCATGTCGACGGAGACGACGAAACGTCGTTCAAAGCGTTGCCGAACATGCCGCACCTCTCGCAGTTGGTGTTGAACCTGCGGGGTGAGAAGGAAGTCGAACTCGACGGCATCGAGAACCTGACCGAACTGAAAACCCTGAACATCAATTCCCGGGCGATCAAAGGAAAAGAGCTGCAAGGGATCGCCGGTCTGGAAAATCTGGAGATGCTGACCATCGCGAATGCCACGTTCGAGGCAGGCGAACTGGAGATGTTCCGCAAGATGAAGAGCCTGAAGTCGCTCAACCTGACCAACAGCAAGCTGGCCACCGATGACCTCTCGCCGCTGTCCGAGCTCGAGAATGTCGAACGGCTGCAGATCTACAACACGGAAATTACGGACAATTCGCTGGCCGCATTTTCTGATCTACCCAAGCTCAACTACCTGTACATCCGCGGAGCCAACATCACCGACGAAGGCCTGAAGCACCTGGCCAAGATTCCCAACCTCCAGCGAGTTTATCTCTATACAACCGATATCACGGCAGATGGAGTGAGCTGGCTCACGAAGGAACGTCCGGATATGCGGGTTTCGGCACCGATCAAAAAGAAGTAATTCGGAATAGAATTCTCGCCCTGTGCCGCCAGATCTCGTAGGATAGAAGCTGATTTTCTGCTCTTGGGGATGAACGTGAACTGGCACGAGGATCCGGCGATGACTTCTCACAATCGAACATCCGCTTTGCTTCTTGGTCTTCTCAGCGTGTCGCTGGTGATGCTTTCGCCCCTGCTTGGGCAAGCCGTCGACAAGAAGTATGAGTCTCGCGAGATTGGCGAAGCGATCGAATACCTTCAGCAGAACGGGGCTTCGGTTCACTTCTATTCGTCGCAGTTCTTTCAAGTAGGCATGCCCCAAGCAAAGCGAGGGCCCGTTTCCTACAACATCAACATCCATACGCTGAAACCGACACCCGAGAATCTGGCACCACTGTTGGTCATTCCGCGCGTCGATCGTTTGACGCTCAGCCAGAGTTTTCAGCGCGACCAAACTGCCTGGAACACGTTGATCCAGATGAGTGAACTGGCATCGTTGACGATCTCGGGCGAACTGCAAGAGCATGACCTGCCGAACCTGGCCCAGTTCACCAACCTGAAGAACCTGACGCTGCTTTCCAGCAACCTGAAACCAGAAGACCTCTGGTACCTGGAAGAGTTGACGGAGCTAAAACATCTCACGCTGCTGATCTCTGGCGATTGTCAGCCTTACTTCGATTACCTGGCGCGACTCCCCAAGCTCGACAGCCTGACGATTCGCGTCAATTCGAGTGAACCGATTTCGCTCGATGGTATCGAACAGCTCGCCGGACTGCGTACCCTGAGTGTCGATTGCCAAGAGGTGCAGGAAAGCAACATCCAGGCGATCGGCAAGCTGAAGGAGCTACAATCGCTGAGTATCATGCGCACCAAATTGAGCGAAGAAGAGATGGAGATGTTTCGCGAACTCGATGAGGTTTCCTATTTGCATCTGTACCGCTGCCACTTCAAGAAGCTTCCCGTCGATGCGATCTCTGGCATGACCTCACTGCAGCGCGTGCAGCTTTCCAACAACGAAATGAACGACGACATCCTGCAGCCGCTGGGCAAGCTGCCGAGATTGCAATACCTCTATATTCGCAGTTCCCCCATAACCGATGATGGGCTGAAGTACTTGCACAAAGCGCCTGTCCTGCGGACACTTCAGCTGAGTGTCACGGACGTTACTGAAGCCGGCGTGAAGGCCCTGCAAGACGCACGTCCCACAACGCATGTGATTGCCCCGATCAAGAAGTGAGTCACCAAGTTGCCCCAGGACCACCCTGCCCTGCAGCCATGGCAAGAACATGGCTGGCCCGATCATCTTCAGATTCTGCTCGATTCGTACTACCAGCTTCTTGGCGAACAACTCGTTCCTCGCAGTGGCTCTGCCGAGGAAGATGCCCGGCGCGTCTTTGAGGCCCCTTTTGTCGTCGTTTCGCATACGGCGGCCAGCGATCCGATCCTTAACTTCGGCAACCAGACGGCACTCGGGCTGTGGGAAATCGACATCGAGACCTTGATGCAAACTCCCTCCCGCATGACGGCCGAACCGATGCATCGTGATGAACGCGCTCAGTTGTTGGAACGCACCACGCGCGACGGCTATGTCGACGACTACCAAGGCATTCGCATCGCCACGACCGGTCGCAGATTTCGGATCGAGCAAGCGATCGTCTGGAATCTAACCAATGCCGCCGGCGACTACGTCGGCCAGGCTGCGACGTTCGATCAGTGGACGTTTCTCGATGCGTAGTCGTGGCTTCTAGCTCGCCTTCGGAGCAGGTGCTGCCTTCTCGGACGAAGAGCCAAACAGCCCTCGCATCATCCAGACAAAAATGCCGCCAAACGCGAACAGAATCGCGGCGACAAACACCCCGACACGCAAGTAGGGAACGCACGTCAGCACGACATAGAAGACCAGTCCGAATGCCAGCGACAGGATCAACCGTCCACGCGAGGTGATCGGATGATCGGAAAAGACAATGCGTCCCAGCGTGATGCTCGTGACGGCGGCGGCTCCAAAGACAAAGAAGTACCCCAGGCTGCCCACGTAAAGCACCATCGCGAAGGCCGCAATATAGGCGCCGGCAGCGGCCAGGCCATCAAGGGTCAGCCAGCCAAACGCCATCGGCACCATCACGATGAGCCCGGCCGCCACGCCAAGGGCAATGATCGAAAGGGGAACCGCTAGGATGCCGGCCAGAAAGCTGACAATCGGACGCTGCACGATCTGATCGACCGTCCCTCCGCAAGTGGCCGGACAGCACAAGACCATCAAGATGCCCATGACCAGCAGCGTGACATAACGCTTGAGCTGGCCCCAGAAGTAGTTGGTCTTATCCTTGGGACCTTGCTTGGCAGGTCGCTCAGGCTCGATCCACTCGATCGGCCCGGTTACCTTGGCCCCGTCTTCGATCGTGACTTCGCTAGGCGAATGATAGGTGAGCTTGCCACCGATGGTCGCATCTTCATGAATGGTCAGCCCCGGCGACACCATCGGAATGTTAACCAGTTTCAGGTTTTGCCAGAACTGATTAGGCGGAGGTCCTGGCTGTTGGTTGGAATCGGTTGTGATACTCAACTCGCGACCAATCTTCCCCATCACTTCCGCACGGTTCACGGCTGCCCACACGTCTTCCTTGATGGTGCCTCCCAGCATTGCTTGATAGCCGGCGTAGACCAGGTCGCCATCGATCGCCGTTCCCTTTTCGACTTCCAGCGAGTAACACGCCGCCACCAGGTCGCGCTGCATCTGAGTACCGGCACCGACCTTCGCGGCCTGACAGGCAATGCGACTGCTACGACCGTAGGTGCCTTCGAGCAAGATTTCTTGTCCGGCGGCAATCAAGCCTCCTTCGACCGTCCCCGAAACATGCAGGCTCTGGGCATAGACGACCAGGTCGCCGTTGATAGTTCCTTCGACCTTGGCCGATTGGGCGCAGATGTAGACATCTCCTTCCCAGGTTTCGTCGGCGGCAATGGTCACCTCCTTACCAGTCAGGAACTCAGCAGCGACCGCTGAATCGACCAGGGCAAACGATAGGACGCAAGCGAGAAGCAAGAATAGAAAGCAGCGCACGGACCGACTCTCCGAAAATCAATGGAGTGAAATCAAGCAGCTAAAGTGAGCGGAGTCTTCTTCGCATAGTAAATGAGGCCGACCCGGAATGCAAAAACTGCCGCATTTCCCCTAAAGCGTCGGACCGACCAGCCACGGCACGAATTCCTCGTCGCCGATCCCCTGCTGCTCGCTCTTGGTCTTCTTGCCGCTGGCCACTTCCAGGATCTCGTCGAAGATCCGCTCGCCAGCGGAAACGATCGATTCCCCTTCCAGGACGGTGCCAGCGTTCACATCCATGTCGGCAATCATGCGGTCGTACATGGGCGTGTTGGTCGCGATCTTGATCGATGGAGTCGGCTTGCAGCCGAAACAGCTACCCCGCCCGGTCGTGAAGCAGACGATGTTCGCCCCGCCGGCCACCATCCCGGTGACGCTTGCCGGGTCGTAGCCAGGCGTATCCATCAAGACCAACCCCTTGGCCGTGACCGGTTCGGCATATTGGTAGACATCGACCAAGGCAGTGCTGCCAGCTTTGGCCAC includes:
- a CDS encoding leucine-rich repeat domain-containing protein yields the protein MKLPISVLRHWTFCLSLVALMLPSQWANADDRRYESPEIREAILHLQENGARVHFNIPRPGVRGPAVDDSRPIPYTVNLFAMKATEENLAALLVLPQVERLYLASEFERTEKSWKTLSQFGELEHLYIMDNLKNEDMQYIAEFANLESLEVRIGDVDADYLWYLEALVNLQRLSIHVDGDDETSFKALPNMPHLSQLVLNLRGEKEVELDGIENLTELKTLNINSRAIKGKELQGIAGLENLEMLTIANATFEAGELEMFRKMKSLKSLNLTNSKLATDDLSPLSELENVERLQIYNTEITDNSLAAFSDLPKLNYLYIRGANITDEGLKHLAKIPNLQRVYLYTTDITADGVSWLTKERPDMRVSAPIKKK
- a CDS encoding zinc metallopeptidase is translated as MIFDFRYLLFIAPAIILGMIAQLWLRSAYAKAMKQAAPLSGAAAARHILDSAGLQNVAIERVSGHLSDHYDPRAKVLRLSPEVYAERTAASVGIAAHEAGHAIQDARNYYPLIIRNMAVPAAQFGGNFSFILLFIGLVISGSIPVLGQGMIWGGIALFSCVVFFQLINLPVEFDASSRARGILIDMNIVPRDEMPAVRGVLNAAALTYVAGTLQSVMTLMYYLMLASARRD
- a CDS encoding leucine-rich repeat domain-containing protein, yielding MTSHNRTSALLLGLLSVSLVMLSPLLGQAVDKKYESREIGEAIEYLQQNGASVHFYSSQFFQVGMPQAKRGPVSYNINIHTLKPTPENLAPLLVIPRVDRLTLSQSFQRDQTAWNTLIQMSELASLTISGELQEHDLPNLAQFTNLKNLTLLSSNLKPEDLWYLEELTELKHLTLLISGDCQPYFDYLARLPKLDSLTIRVNSSEPISLDGIEQLAGLRTLSVDCQEVQESNIQAIGKLKELQSLSIMRTKLSEEEMEMFRELDEVSYLHLYRCHFKKLPVDAISGMTSLQRVQLSNNEMNDDILQPLGKLPRLQYLYIRSSPITDDGLKYLHKAPVLRTLQLSVTDVTEAGVKALQDARPTTHVIAPIKK
- a CDS encoding MEKHLA domain-containing protein, which produces MPQDHPALQPWQEHGWPDHLQILLDSYYQLLGEQLVPRSGSAEEDARRVFEAPFVVVSHTAASDPILNFGNQTALGLWEIDIETLMQTPSRMTAEPMHRDERAQLLERTTRDGYVDDYQGIRIATTGRRFRIEQAIVWNLTNAAGDYVGQAATFDQWTFLDA